A segment of the Rhizoctonia solani chromosome 12, complete sequence genome:
CGCAAGCTGCTCGGTAAGAGCGTTGACGTCAAGCTCGtagttgctgctgttgggaGGTGCAGGGTACTCGCCTGCATTGCTTGCGGCGTGCAAGGGCTTGAACTCCGGCGCAGTGAATGAATTGCCGTATTGCTGTCCCAGCCATTGGATTCCGTGGGACTCAGGGATGACGGGAGGCTCGATTCCCCAAGCGGCGTAGTTGAAGATCTGTTCCGCAAATTCTTCCAATGCAGGCGGCGAAGAAACTTCAGTCGGCGGCGTAAGCGGGCCCAAGGACTCATCGTCGGCGTCGTAGTCGTTGatagggaatcctgtgacACATATCCTTGTATATTCAGTGCACATATTAATTCTATGCCAAATTCTGCTTACCTGCATCTGATAAATTGTCTTCAGAGCTATCAATGACAGGGTGCCCGTGTAGACGACACCAGAAGCGGTGTGCTGATACGCAAGCAGGGGAACCACAAATGTACCCAACATGAGCCAGGTTGCTGTAATGGTTCTGCTTGGTAGCATTAATAATGATGGAAAGCGCGTTGAGACAGATGACATAGAAATTGTTGTGGTGGACTTGGCGCTGTAATTCATGGAAGGTGTCAAAGGGGAAGTGGTAGAGATCGCGAGTGAAGCAAATAGGACAAGGGATGTATGGGAAGTTGATCTCTTCTAGCTTAGAGGCATAATCATAATTGCCCCAAGGATCATGGCAATTCCATCCTGTGGGTTGAACAGCATCCCCAAAGACCTGGAGAGCATGGTAGTAGGCCCCATGGAGAGCATGGGCAAGGTCAACACCTAGGAACCACTGGGGAGGGTGATCATCAGCCATGAGGAACACCTCAACATCTGGCATAGCATGAATGCGCCGCTCCAGAGGGTCAGGATGGTTTCTGAGTAGGGTGAAGGGTGATCATTGTGGCGGTTAGCATAAATGTAGTATAAGTCGCGGACATGATTAGCCTCAATAATACCTGTCTCAGGGGAGAGAGGCACATCATTGCGATAGGTGGTGAAGATGGGGAAGCAGTAGAAGCTTTGAGCAAAAGACATATTGATAGAGTACTGAGTAGACGTATTCAGTGTGAGTGGGATGGCAATGGAGAGAGTTGAGTGATAGCATTTATACAAAAtccatcctccataagaTAGGTTTGTCTTAGAGATTTGAACGTCGAGTATGTTGTTATTTCCtatcttggaggatatgaccggtttagttacacctgtggtacatggaagaagccatgtggagcttagaactccttcttcttcttgtgattgggatggatagtggagccagaggttcgCTTCCATTCTTTGATTACTTCTGGAGCATTCCTTAATTCTTTTTCTGTCCTCCATCTATCATGTTCTGAGCTGTACCCAAGCCAACGGATTTTGTACTGCCTAATCctcttgttgcctttcttgATTGTTCTTTCTTCTACTATCttttccacctcatattcaggTATTTGTTGGAAGTCCTCTCTAGGTATTCTGAGTGGGTCGGCTTCcaaactctgggggtgatgccttgtaagattccaagtgtgctatgttaatgattgggtgtatgcaatagctagcaggtaatcttatcctatatgctactggtgatatgctttccatgacttcaaatggtccttcataacgcatatttagcttattccctttccctgactgatgtttgagtaagtttaaggaatggggattgattaagactaaatctcctggctcaaaggtaacatgtgtcttgtcagaattataGTATTTCTGTTGATAATTCTGAGCTACTTTGAGAGCGTCCTTAGCTAATGATCGTGCTAATTCCAtggattccttgaattcttcagctgtttgactttcttgggctggtcTTGGAATGTTCTCAGAAGTGAGAGCCAGTAAGTCGGCTGATGTTAGAGGCTGGAATCCGCGGAGTAGGAAGGCTGGTGTCTgttgtgtggatgtatgcacactTGTATTGTATGAGTGCGCAAATCCTGATAGAAGCTTACTCCAATTGTCCTTAGCTGGGTTAGTGAATACTCTAATAGCCACTTCTGTAGTTTGATTAAGtatctctgtttgtccatcactctgaggatgatgtgcaGTGGTGAGTGCTTGCCAAATTCCTAACATACTAACTAAGTGACCCCAAAAGGCTCCTGTCCATCTAGCATCTCTATCAGTGATTACTTGCCGAGGTAAACCATAGtgacaccatatgtgatcatggaacagttgcgctgtttgtacttcatctatctgagtagtacatgggatgaaatgtccatacttagttagtttgtccacaataactaggatagcgttgtagttgttacttggtggaagatccatgatgaagtccattgatactacttcaaagggttgctgtggaataggtaaggttgaaggaatcctctgggtccatgccgtcgatgtcctgctttctgacagatatcacaagtgtgtacatacttctgaatgcttctagccatcttaggccaatagtaaacagaagcaattcgatgatatgtcttagcataaccagcatgtgctccttgattgaggttatcatgattttccttcaaaatatctacttgtagatccctaggtacacatagccgatacttttcctgggaatctataaagtagatcaatccattatctcctatctggtattgatggaagggtggattgagtggattgtggtgcgacttgaactcttccatcacttgcttaaaatgggagtccttcttgtatgcttctatgaaccttgtgatttattctgagtttattgatatttccacagagtatgaggtagttgtttgataagatatagcttctgccggtgtgggtatccacttcttgatgggcttctggctatttccaattttgtaactttgggtgaatgcgcttgcaactctaagaagtttctcttcaaaacgttcatttatctccttgtagaggtttcttaatgggtcttcctccatattgagcttgagtggagtCGATTGATCTGCCAGAGGGCTGGTATGATATGGGGTtctcctcctaagtcttgagataggatctgcattgtcATGTACTCTTCCTGCGCGGTGCACAATCTGCGTTCCTGGGTAGGCTGAGAATACTAAGCCCCATGTCATGAGTCTTCtgttgacattattgtaagtctTGCTCCAGGTGAGAGCGGCATGATCTGTGATagcaacaaattcagctccttccaagtatacctgaaatttcacaagtgcttccttgagggctaatgctttgcgctctgttggggagtagtttctttctgcttcttttagaatccttgaccaataagcaatgacttgctccacttgtacagttgtttcttcaaagtcttgcttatcccatgtatcccccccagtcacgttgtctctctgcttggaagcaggaattgtc
Coding sequences within it:
- a CDS encoding Retrovirus-related Pol polyprotein from transposon, with product MDLPPSNNYNAILVIVDKLTKYGHFIPCTTQIDEVQTAQLFHDHIWCHYGLPRQVITDRDARWTGAFWGHLVSMLGIWQALTTAHHPQSDGQTEILNQTTEVAIRVFTNPAKDNWSKLLSGFAHSYNTSVHTSTQQTPAFLLRGFQPLTSADLLALTSENIPRPAQESQTAEEFKESMELARSLAKDALKVAQNYQQKYYNSDKTHVTFEPGDLVLINPHSLNLLKHQSGKGNKLNMRYEGPFEVMESISPHTWNLTRHHPQSLEADPLRIPREDFQQIPEYEVEKIVEERTIKKGNKRIRQYKIRWLGYSSEHDRWRTEKELRNAPEVIKEWKRTSGSTIHPNHKKKKEF